attgctgtacaccagcagaacccaaccaacttgaaggagctggagcagttttgccttgaagaatgggcaacaatcccagtggctagatgtgccaagcttatagagacataccccaaaagacttgcagctgtaattgctgcaaaaggtgactctacaaagtattgacttcggggggggtgaatagttctgcacactcaagttcagtttttttgtattatttcttgtttgtttcacaaaaaatattttgcatcttcaaagtggtaggcatgttgtgtaaatcaaatgatacaaatcccCCCCAAatgaattttaattccaggttgtaaggcaaacaaaataggaaaaatgccaagggagtgaatactttcgcaagccactgtaaataTAGTATAACCTACCAATCAAGTGCCATTGAGGGCACAATCTTACAGTCCAGAAATGAAAGCTTTACCATCTatgccagggatgggcaactttgagcCACAAAAAAATTTAACTCATCTTGAGGGGACAGTGGCTGGTGGGTCTGCATACCCACATTCCATtccgaaattgcaccttgtgtattctattattcaTTTTCTCTGGGAGTAGGACACAGGAGAGCTGAATAGATCATGTGAGACAAGTGACAGACCATAgttaatcaaataaataaatcacagcaAAGGAATGTCATTTGTGAGCTACAAAGCGGCGGAGATCGTACACGAGTTTTGATTGGTTTACAGTTTAGTACTCGACGGCGTtttgaaaaaaaatgtgttcaGAAGTTCCTCCTTCGAGAGCTCTCAATCATCTCAAAAACTAAACCAGATAGCTTGCTACGGCCCACCACATAACAGTAGCCATTTTGTATTACACTCCCATCTAGTGTCAAACCCATGTAGGCATGAGGAAATACATACGCACTGAGCGACTGAAATCCAGACAACCCATgagttaacctcactagggtagggggcagcattcggaattttgaaTGAAAagagtgcccaaagtaaactgcctgctactcaggtccagaacctaggatatgcatgtagatttggatagaaaacactctaaagtttccaaaactgttaaaataatgtctgtgagtataacagaactgatatggcaggcaaaaacctgaggaaaatccattcaGGAAATgcttttattttgaaatggctgtttttccattgaaagcctatccaccatacaaaagacttatgacccagttcacgatctctatagcttccactacatgtggccagtctttaggcattgtttcaggcttttactctgaaaaatgagggagaaaccactttcaatgagaggacagtggaaatttccagacatgagtccagcgcgtAACCGGGAGTGTGcctttccttttctattgacgaagttattgtccggttgaaatatgatcgattatttatgacaaaaacaatctgaggattgattataaacatcatttgacatgtttctactaacttttatggtactttttagatttttcgtctgtctgttgtgaacGCGCTTTGTTCCATTGGATTACTGAAGAAAAtgcaccaacaaaacggaggtttttggacataaagagggacattatcgaacaaaacaaacatttattgtgtaacatggagtcttcagagtgcaaccatatgaagatcatcaaaggtaagtgatacattttatcactatttctgacttttgttactcctcttcttggctgctaactgtttgtaatgatttgtctgctgggcactgttctcagataatcacatggtttgctttcgccgtaaagcctttttgaaatctgacacagcggttggattaacaagaagtttatctttaagctgatgtataacacttgtatcttttatgcatgtttattatgagaatttctgttttgttgagtttcacgctctgcaatttcaccggatgttgtttgagacagtggattactgaacaaaacgcgccaacaaaagaagatcatcaaatataagtgattcattttatcgttatttctgacttttgttactcgtctACTAAGCTGGTTACTgtttaatgatttgtctgctgagcgctgttctcagataatcgcatgttttgcttttgccgtaaagtatttttgaaatatgacaccgtggttggattaacaagaagttcatctttaaacagATGTATCACACTTGTATGTTTCattaatttttataatgagtatttctgtttttgaatttggcgctctgcaatttcactggatgttggccaggtggacaCCCCCTAGAGAGATATTGGTCTGATAGTATTGGCATTTTGGGGACAATAAAGAGGTATGTATTCATGTTTTAAGTACTGAGCATCAGATTTCCATCCAGATATGTTTATAAGTTGTATATTGGAGTGGTAGCACCCAAACATCTTTATTTTATCAGTTCATGTTTTGTTCAGGGTTTTACAATATCTGCAAATCTATATATTTCACTTAAATTGTCTACTGTGAATTGTACAAAAACATTGAATTCACTTAGAATAATAGATTTTTTTGAAACAACCAATTCACTGAAACTTGCTGATTTTGTATGAATGAGAAAAGGCTGCTAACCTGCTAGACAGATTCTAACTACTGGATCTTTACCTCTGTCGTTACAAAGAGGAATGTAGTAACGTTTGACTTAATCCAGCACCCAAGTCAGTTCTCcaaaaaacacaaagccaaatctagtTTGTTTCTTAATTCAAAGGGCAAAACAATGGTGCACATGCAACTTCAGTCAATAAGAAACTGATTGGGGGTTGGTTCATTCAATGTAAAAGTACATTGTATGAAGGGTAAACACTTTTCTGTTTGAGAAAAACACTTCAAATTTGATAGATGTTTCCAATCCATGGAAACAATAGCTGCAGAATCCAAACAAAGTACACATCCTATACTCAGCCTCCTTAACTCCTGAAAGTTTTCATTTAAGAATTTTAGCAGTACAAATATGAATGCTCATAAAACATgtcaaaaaaaatatttataaaaacaACTGACTTGGTGAGAGAAGACCAGAAAAATCTCTCCCCCAGTCCCCCCTCAGAATGCAGGACTAACTGGCTTGTTCTGTTGTTGCATGTTGAGGTTATCCAGAGAGTGACCCTCCTAATGTTCCTATCCTCCATATCTTCCCCAGGCAGAGGGCCAAATCCATCCTTCCACGCAGCAAGAAGCAACATTCCTGAAGGCTTGAGGAGAGCATCGGGTGGGGCAGAAACATACTGACTTTCATTTAATTGGATTCCTGCTGGCTCCGATCCAGTGTGAGGCAGTGATCCAGGTGAGGAGGAGACTGGGTGGTTGCTCTCAGCTCCCCTTGACAGGGTGAGATTGGCACCCAACTGGCTGAGGAGGGGCAGTTCACTGGGTTGTGTGGGAAGGGAAATGTTTTTTAGGAGTTGTTGGCCGAGTTCTCATTGCTGGTTGAGCTGGAGGACGGGGGTgcagaggaagaggcaaagtTCATCCCTGATAGACCTGGAGgattcatggctgtgttcagtCCACTTAAGCTTTTCCTGCACACTGGACATGTGTCATGCTTTGGAAACACACAGGAGCACAAAGACAGAAGACATCATTATATATAATCAATAATCTTCAACAAGATTTTATTTTCCGGAAAGTAGAGCCCACAGTTTTTATTGACAACTTAACTTGACCAGGAGAAACTCTGGTTCAGGAAAAGGTCAGAAGGGGTCAGGAAAAGGTAATCTAGGTTTTGTCAATGATAGCACTAAAAGAAAGGTACATATGAGTGGAAAGGTCTTACCTGTTCAAGCCAGGGTACTATGCAATCATTGTGAAACAAATGATTACATGGAAGTTGCCTAACGTTTTCTCCAGCACTGTAGTCCTCTTTACACACTGGACATTCTAGACCGGAGCCTTAAAACAGAAAAACAAATTCAAGATGTAAATGTGTTCAACAAAGGCTTAAAAACACCTCCAAAACCTATGACCTACTAATTTCCATAGAAAATTAGCAAGATCACAACAAGTCCAGCCCACAGGGCCTGAGGTGATGAACttgactgtgctgtgtgtgtgtgtgtgttgatattcaGGGTCACTTACCTACATGCTCCTGTGTGATTAGGACTGTGGGAAGGCTCATGATTTTGTCCCCATCAGCTGGCGGAGGGCCAGTGTTCTCAAACTGATTTAATAACTATGggacacacaaaaaaatattaaTATATTTGATACTGTGTGGATCATGCTAACCAAACAAAGAATATTTTCACAATCCAAATGCaggtattttgttgttgttgagttcgACAGTGAATTTAGAACTGTTTAATAAGGTGTGGTAAACAGTCATTacgtacctgtgtaatgattgcaTCTAGTCCGTTGGCACCCCAGGCGTAATCCATGGGGTTTGAGTGAAGCACGCCCCTATAAATGAAGAAACAAAAGTCAGCTGTAATACAAAGAGTCAGTAGGAAACCTCTACAAAGTTTTACATAAAAACAATTGGTCATAGTCCCAAGATACTGGAATGTACTAAGTTGAACTCACCAGGGTCCCACACCAATATTTGGCACTGCCGTAGGGGCAATTATTCCATTCACTAGCTGCTGAATGATTCTACAAGAGGACAAAACATTTTGGTTATGCTCTGCATGCGTCCAAAAATAAGACCTAATTGCATCATTGCCTACATAGAACATGTCATCAAAGCTCAGAAGAAAAGAGACTATCACTGGGAACATCTATGTGAATCATGGAACATTTAAAAAGGTCCCACAAGTCACTGAGCTTACCCCTCTAAAGTGGGCactccctccggtctccctgcctgcctcctgaCGCCATGGCGACCGCGAGGTTGCCTGGCGCCGTATCGCTGCCGTGATGCCAACTCCCGTTCTCGCCGGTTCTCTGCGTCGCGGTTGTCCTCTGTTCCCAACCCAGCTCCTCCTAGCCCTGCTCCTCCCAACCCAGCTCCTCCTAGCCCTGCTCCTCCCAGCCCCGCTCCGAAGTCAAAGGAGTCGTCAAAGACACCCATAGCAAACTGCCCGTAACCCGAGGGGAATGTAAATATATTTGAAGGGTCCACATTCTACAAGAAATGGACGTTTCACAAACAGATGCATTCATAAATTACTTGGAGTTCTTTCTGTACATACTATTCAATGTTTATAGTCAACAGAAATCCCAACTAGGCCTACGTCAAAAACCAGGTCCGATTTTAcaaggtgtgtttgtttgtttgtttgctaaTATAACAATATCATGGTAAAGCCTTTGTTTCTCAATAAGCAGAGTAAATAAGCTGAGAAACCTCAAATGGATGTTGGTTCTGGTCACCGCTGGAGATGGTGGATGTGGACCCATTTTCACTGCTGTTCAGGAAGACAAACATAAACAGTTAGCATTTTTGGAGAGGGATTTGATTTAAATGTGCACGCACACCCTCTTGACCAGAGTGCTGTAATCATAGGTGAAAAGTTATGTGATGCCAAGTGACAAAATCTAGTGACAAGGTTGCTGACATCTTTAATCAGAATGTCAACAGAATGCTTGCTTTGATGTCACACATTCAACAAACCGTCTCTCCTCCAGCAGTTCCTCGATAAAGCCAGATTCACACCGAGGACACGTGTAATCCTGCAAACAAATATTACAACGCCTTTAAGTGTCATTTTCGCATTCACTCTACAACAAAACAGGCTAGCAATCAGCTATTGAATCCCTACTTTACTACATTCaactacagtatcagtcaaaagtttggacacctactcattcaagggttcttctttatttagactattttctacattgtagaataatagtgaagaaatcaaaactatgaaataacacatggaatcacgtggtaaccaaaagtgttaaaatcaaaatatatattttagattcttcaaagaagccaccgtttgccttgacagctttgcacacgcttggcattctctcaactaacttcacctggaatgcttttccaacagtctaatgagttcccacatatgctgagcacttgttggctgctttccttcaTGCTTCAGtccaactgggttgaggtcatgtgattgtggaggccagggcacctgatgcagcactccatcactctcctccttagtcaaatagcccttacacagcctggaggtgtggggtcattttcctgttgaaaaacaaatgatagtcccactaagcacaaaccagatgggatggcgtatcgctgcagaatgctgtggtagccatgctggttaagtgtgcctttatctaaataaatcacagatagtgtcaccagcaaagcacccctacaccatcacacctctgcctccatgcttcacagtgagaaccacacatgcagagatcatccgttcaccaactctgtgtctcacaaagacacggcggtttggaccaaaaatctcaaatttggactgatcagacaaaaggacagatttccaccggtctaatgtccattgctcgtgtttcttggcccaagcaagtctcttcttattggtgtcctttagtagtggtttctttgcagcaattcgactatgAAGGCGCGATTCACTcagactcctctgaacagttgatgttgagatggatctgtcacttgaactctgaagcatttatttgggctacaatctgaggtgtagttaactttaatgaacttatcctctgcagcagaggtaactctgggtcttcctttcctctggcggtcctcatgagaaccagtttcatcatagcgcttgattgtttttacaACTGTTCTTGAAaggaacattcaaagttcttgaaatgttccttattgactgaccttcatgtcttaaagtaatgatggactgttgtttctctttgcttattagagctgttcttgccataatatggacttagtattttaccaaatagggctatcttctgtataccacccctaccttgtcccaacaactgattggctcaaacgcattaagaaggaaagaaattcaacaaattaacaaggcacacctgttaattaaatatgttctctctgctaccgcacgacaagcaataccgtagcgccaagtctaggtccaagaggcttctaaacagcttctacccaagccataagactcctgaacagctaatcaaatggctacccagactatttgcattgccccccctctctctcttctatgcTGCTACTACTCtcggttattatctatgcatagtcactttaataactctacctacatgtacatattacctcaattacattGACAccggtacccccgcacattgaataactcttcttgaactgcactgttgattaagggcttgtaagtaagcatttcacggagaAGTCTACagttgttgtatttggtgcatgtgacaaataaagtttgattttgatttaacattgactctgtaccctgtatatagccccgctattgtgatttactgctgctcttgaatGATTTGTTATTCTTCTCTTACTTTTTtagggggggtattttcttaaaactgcattgttggttaagggcttgcaagtaagtaagcatttcactgtaaggtgaaaatacctgttatattcggcgcatgtgacaaataaaatttcatTTGGAATTGAAAtgcacctcatgaagctggttgacagaattccaagagtgttcaaagctgtcatcaaggcaaagggtggctagtttgaagaatctgaaatatatttagatttgtttaacacttttggttactacatgattctatgtgttattttatagttttgatgtcttcactattattctacaatgtagaaaatattaaaaataaagaaaaacccttgaaagagtaggtgtccaaccttttgactggcACTATATGTGTGTGGCCAATATGAGAGAAAATGTTGACAAAAAGGAGATAACCCAATTGAACTACACTGTTAAGAACAGTCAAGAAGGAAGGAGTTGAATTGTGTTCAGTATTTAATTCAGTGTTCATTACCAGCAAACTGTGGAAAGCCTACTGATTAACATGTTTCATTGTGAGAGACACCTTTAGTATTCTGACAGATCATTCCAGCACCTGACTGCTATGCTGGTGTGACTTACTGAATGGCGCGCAAACACACACCAAGAAAGAATGCACTGTGCCATTGTCACTGTGACTAGAATTAACACTAGACATAATATTTTAGGTTTGGCATTAGAATCTGCCAACAACCTCTCTCCTCTACATGTCTATGCTTTCTACAGAAAACATAAATGCCATCATCATGGAAATATTACAATAAATGGTTCCTTGAAGATGCAGGAAAAATCAACATATTATatgactaacgttagctaaatacAAATCTCCCTCTACTTTAGCTGATCTGAAGCCTACATGATGTTTGGTTACTGAATGGAATCATTTATGACTAATCTGGATGCACATGCCATTGTCAAGCATTGCTGATATCACAGGCGGTTCAGATGCATTCCTTGGCTAAGACTATTTGTCCCATGTGTTGTCAGATTTATAGGCAGCTAGCTATGTTATTCCCATTTATATCTTGCACACATGAATAATGAGCCGTGAGTATACAATAATTGCTGTCAAGGTAATTTCATGCCCTAGCTATAAATCAAGCTGGTTAACGTTAGCAAGCGCACACAACCAGAATAActaggtagctaacgttaactacaaACGACGCAACACAATACAGGCTAGCTAGCTTGACCGATAAGCACATCAGATGCGGTTAGTTAGCTAGCGAGCTAATCTGTCTCTGATTTTACAAGCTTTCTATCTAAAAATATGAGCTAACTAGGCTAGTTCTCGTTAGCTGGCTAACAGTCAGATGCAAGACGTTGAAAATATGGTTAGCTTAGCtcaatgactgtatatatgatGGGGttaagctagccagctagctagaatTTTTAAGGACTCGTTCAAACGTTCAAGACCAACAACACTTTATCTAATTGTCTTTCGCTTCTTGTCAACGTTACTTACGGGGAGACGAGGGCTGATCTCTTCCGAACATCTGTGACAGAAAAACCGGCTGGGCCATGGAGGTGCTTCCGCCATTTTTTTGGTTCTCTGTTAGAGGATTCAGTTGgagggtcgtcactagttaccacagccacaaagtcataattatggctaaacccaGACTATTTCTACAATTATCTTCttcaaatctgattttaaacctaacattaaccacactgctaaacgtATTTCCAAGCCTaatcttaaattaagaccaaaaagcaaatatttgttttcatacatttttacgatatagccaaaGTTAGTACAGTATgattctccaatagaaatccccaaTCACACTGGTAGACGATGTCATGGCGACGCTGGCTAGCTAAACTCATGCGTAGAAACACTTAATCGGGTCTAACGGTCGTCTCGCCACAAACTGCGCATGTAcagccgtcaaatcaaaggcactccttcgatataaagttatttttgacaaaaatgaaaacgtgtcagttcATCACTTTCACGAGCTTGGAGTAAAAACAAgatcaactacttaagacattgggtCCAATTTAGGTTGTGACTTTGGATTTCGAGAAAAT
The Salmo salar chromosome ssa16, Ssal_v3.1, whole genome shotgun sequence DNA segment above includes these coding regions:
- the LOC106573608 gene encoding E3 ubiquitin-protein ligase RNF126 isoform X2, whose amino-acid sequence is MAEAPPWPSRFFCHRCSEEISPRLPDYTCPRCESGFIEELLEERRSENGSTSTISSGDQNQHPFEFAMGVFDDSFDFGAGLGGAGLGGAGLGGAGLGGAGLGTEDNRDAENRRERELASRQRYGARQPRGRHGVRRQAGRPEGVPTLEGIIQQLVNGIIAPTAVPNIGVGPWGVLHSNPMDYAWGANGLDAIITQLLNQFENTGPPPADGDKIMSLPTVLITQEHVGSGLECPVCKEDYSAGENVRQLPCNHLFHNDCIVPWLEQHDTCPVCRKSLSGLNTAMNPPGLSGMNFASSSAPPSSSSTSNENSANNS
- the LOC106573608 gene encoding E3 ubiquitin-protein ligase RNF126 isoform X1; this encodes MAEAPPWPSRFFCHRCSEEISPRLPDYTCPRCESGFIEELLEERRSENGSTSTISSGDQNQHPFENVDPSNIFTFPSGYGQFAMGVFDDSFDFGAGLGGAGLGGAGLGGAGLGGAGLGTEDNRDAENRRERELASRQRYGARQPRGRHGVRRQAGRPEGVPTLEGIIQQLVNGIIAPTAVPNIGVGPWGVLHSNPMDYAWGANGLDAIITQLLNQFENTGPPPADGDKIMSLPTVLITQEHVGSGLECPVCKEDYSAGENVRQLPCNHLFHNDCIVPWLEQHDTCPVCRKSLSGLNTAMNPPGLSGMNFASSSAPPSSSSTSNENSANNS